Proteins found in one Canis aureus isolate CA01 chromosome 19, VMU_Caureus_v.1.0, whole genome shotgun sequence genomic segment:
- the CCDC159 gene encoding coiled-coil domain-containing protein 159 isoform X7 — protein sequence MRWCPHGIKFQRHSWGLASRALRGEHEQVDPDYSLPCCCSSPLPSNVCLPAHRKGDKYWGSSSDKTLDYTIHWSRTPEPEILGPAPENTVPGIDWRLERDLEPQLSGSPIIQNPDSQEQCNDQDLLKRHQNIAKKPLETNSSKTKVKSTMMIPDSQKLLRCELESLKSQLQAQTKAFEFLNHSVTMLEKESCLQQIKIQQLEEVLSPMSRLTEKEGHKWGLEQGQQELYGALAQGLQGLQKTLRDSEEVQRARTTRCLQLLAQEIRDRLHYPLSKKFLWEELELVREEVTFIYQKLQAQEEEITENLMNIQKMQKTQVKCRKVLTKMKQQGYETSNWPETEEMPPGGSGSWRDDLQKELSDIWLQGAPKLVSSAPLVGLRLRLRPGPIPTTVQQEPLLPTCLSSGDCSP from the exons ATGCGATGGTGTCCCCACGGGATCAAATTTCAGCGTCACAGCTGGGGACTGGCATCGCGGGCCCTGaggggagagcatgagcaggtg gaccctgactACTCTCTGCCCTGCTGCTGCTCATCTCCCTTGCCCTCCAACGTGTGTTTGCCTGCTCACAGGAAGGGTGACAAGTACTGGG GCTCTTCCTCAGACAAGACCTTGGATTATACGATTCACTGGTCCAGGACCCCAGAGCCAGAGATCTTGGGGCCAGCTCCTGAGAACACAGTGCCGGGTATAGACTGGAGGCTAGAGAGAGACTTGGAGCCTCAGTTGTCTGGGTCTCCCATCATCCAAAACCCAGACTCACAGGAACAGTGTAATGACCAGGACCTTCTGAAGAGGCATCAAAACATCGCTAAG AAGCCCTTGGAGACCAACTCTTCCAAAACCAAAG TTAAGTCCACCATGATGATTCCTGACTCCCAGAAGCTCCTGCGATGCGAACTGGAGTCACTTAAGAGCCAGCTACAGGCCCAGACCAAG GCTTTTGAGTTCCTAAACCACTCAGTGACCATGTTGGAGAAGGAGAGTTGCCTGCAGCAAATCAAGATCCAACAGCTTGAAG AGGTGCTGAGCCCTATGAGCCGCCTCACAGAGAAGGAGGGACACAAGTGGGGCTTGGAGCAGGGACAGCAGGAACTGTATGGGGCCCTGGCTCAAGGCCTTCAGGGGCTCCAAAAGACCCTGCGTGACAGCGAGGAGGTGCAGAGGGCCCGCACCACACGCTGCCTACAGCTGCTGGCCCAGGAGATCCGGGACAG GCTGCACTATCCCCTCAGCAAGAAGTTCCTGTGGGAGGAGCTGGAGCTGGTGCGGGAGGAGGTGACCTTCATCTATCAGAAGCTCC agGCTCAGGAGGAGGAGATCACAGAGAACCTGATGAACATCCAGAAGATGCAGAAGACACAGGTGAAGTGCCGCAAG GTCCTGACCAAGATGAAGCAGCAGGGGTATGAGACATCCAACTGGCCGGAGACTGAGGAGATGCCACCAGGAGGCAGTGGCTCCTGGAGGGATGACCTCCAAAAGGAACTGAGTGACATATG GCTACAAGGGGCACCGAAGCTTGTGTCCTCAGCTCCCCTCGTGGGACTCAGACTCAGACTCAGACCAGGACCCATCCCAACCACCGTTCAACAAGAGCCGCTCCTTCCCACCTG CCTGAGCAGCGGGGACTGCTCTCCCTGA
- the CCDC159 gene encoding coiled-coil domain-containing protein 159 isoform X12: MRWCPHGIKFQRHSWGLASRALRGEHEQVKPLETNSSKTKVKSTMMIPDSQKLLRCELESLKSQLQAQTKAFEFLNHSVTMLEKESCLQQIKIQQLEEVLSPMSRLTEKEGHKWGLEQGQQELYGALAQGLQGLQKTLRDSEEVQRARTTRCLQLLAQEIRDSKKFLWEELELVREEVTFIYQKLQAQEEEITENLMNIQKMQKTQVKCRKVLTKMKQQGYETSNWPETEEMPPGGSGSWRDDLQKELSDIWSAVHLLQNSFDGFTMSTGGCPRASNLRGYKGHRSLCPQLPSWDSDSDSDQDPSQPPFNKSRSFPPA; this comes from the exons ATGCGATGGTGTCCCCACGGGATCAAATTTCAGCGTCACAGCTGGGGACTGGCATCGCGGGCCCTGaggggagagcatgagcaggtg AAGCCCTTGGAGACCAACTCTTCCAAAACCAAAG TTAAGTCCACCATGATGATTCCTGACTCCCAGAAGCTCCTGCGATGCGAACTGGAGTCACTTAAGAGCCAGCTACAGGCCCAGACCAAG GCTTTTGAGTTCCTAAACCACTCAGTGACCATGTTGGAGAAGGAGAGTTGCCTGCAGCAAATCAAGATCCAACAGCTTGAAG AGGTGCTGAGCCCTATGAGCCGCCTCACAGAGAAGGAGGGACACAAGTGGGGCTTGGAGCAGGGACAGCAGGAACTGTATGGGGCCCTGGCTCAAGGCCTTCAGGGGCTCCAAAAGACCCTGCGTGACAGCGAGGAGGTGCAGAGGGCCCGCACCACACGCTGCCTACAGCTGCTGGCCCAGGAGATCCGGGACAG CAAGAAGTTCCTGTGGGAGGAGCTGGAGCTGGTGCGGGAGGAGGTGACCTTCATCTATCAGAAGCTCC agGCTCAGGAGGAGGAGATCACAGAGAACCTGATGAACATCCAGAAGATGCAGAAGACACAGGTGAAGTGCCGCAAG GTCCTGACCAAGATGAAGCAGCAGGGGTATGAGACATCCAACTGGCCGGAGACTGAGGAGATGCCACCAGGAGGCAGTGGCTCCTGGAGGGATGACCTCCAAAAGGAACTGAGTGACATATG GTCCGCTGTACACTTGCTGCAGAACTCCTTTGATGGCTTCACCATGTCCACAgggggctgccccagggcctcGAACCTCAGGG GCTACAAGGGGCACCGAAGCTTGTGTCCTCAGCTCCCCTCGTGGGACTCAGACTCAGACTCAGACCAGGACCCATCCCAACCACCGTTCAACAAGAGCCGCTCCTTCCCACCTG CCTGA
- the CCDC159 gene encoding coiled-coil domain-containing protein 159 isoform X14, which translates to MMIPDSQKLLRCELESLKSQLQAQTKAFEFLNHSVTMLEKESCLQQIKIQQLEEVLSPMSRLTEKEGHKWGLEQGQQELYGALAQGLQGLQKTLRDSEEVQRARTTRCLQLLAQEIRDRLHYPLSKKFLWEELELVREEVTFIYQKLQAQEEEITENLMNIQKMQKTQVKCRKVLTKMKQQGYETSNWPETEEMPPGGSGSWRDDLQKELSDIWSAVHLLQNSFDGFTMSTGGCPRASNLRGYKGHRSLCPQLPSWDSDSDSDQDPSQPPFNKSRSFPPA; encoded by the exons ATGATGATTCCTGACTCCCAGAAGCTCCTGCGATGCGAACTGGAGTCACTTAAGAGCCAGCTACAGGCCCAGACCAAG GCTTTTGAGTTCCTAAACCACTCAGTGACCATGTTGGAGAAGGAGAGTTGCCTGCAGCAAATCAAGATCCAACAGCTTGAAG AGGTGCTGAGCCCTATGAGCCGCCTCACAGAGAAGGAGGGACACAAGTGGGGCTTGGAGCAGGGACAGCAGGAACTGTATGGGGCCCTGGCTCAAGGCCTTCAGGGGCTCCAAAAGACCCTGCGTGACAGCGAGGAGGTGCAGAGGGCCCGCACCACACGCTGCCTACAGCTGCTGGCCCAGGAGATCCGGGACAG GCTGCACTATCCCCTCAGCAAGAAGTTCCTGTGGGAGGAGCTGGAGCTGGTGCGGGAGGAGGTGACCTTCATCTATCAGAAGCTCC agGCTCAGGAGGAGGAGATCACAGAGAACCTGATGAACATCCAGAAGATGCAGAAGACACAGGTGAAGTGCCGCAAG GTCCTGACCAAGATGAAGCAGCAGGGGTATGAGACATCCAACTGGCCGGAGACTGAGGAGATGCCACCAGGAGGCAGTGGCTCCTGGAGGGATGACCTCCAAAAGGAACTGAGTGACATATG GTCCGCTGTACACTTGCTGCAGAACTCCTTTGATGGCTTCACCATGTCCACAgggggctgccccagggcctcGAACCTCAGGG GCTACAAGGGGCACCGAAGCTTGTGTCCTCAGCTCCCCTCGTGGGACTCAGACTCAGACTCAGACCAGGACCCATCCCAACCACCGTTCAACAAGAGCCGCTCCTTCCCACCTG CCTGA
- the CCDC159 gene encoding coiled-coil domain-containing protein 159 isoform X1, with protein sequence MRWCPHGIKFQRHSWGLASRALRGEHEQVDPDYSLPCCCSSPLPSNVCLPAHRKGDKYWGSSSDKTLDYTIHWSRTPEPEILGPAPENTVPGIDWRLERDLEPQLSGSPIIQNPDSQEQCNDQDLLKRHQNIAKKPLETNSSKTKVKSTMMIPDSQKLLRCELESLKSQLQAQTKAFEFLNHSVTMLEKESCLQQIKIQQLEEVLSPMSRLTEKEGHKWGLEQGQQELYGALAQGLQGLQKTLRDSEEVQRARTTRCLQLLAQEIRDRLHYPLSKKFLWEELELVREEVTFIYQKLQAQEEEITENLMNIQKMQKTQVKCRKVLTKMKQQGYETSNWPETEEMPPGGSGSWRDDLQKELSDIWSAVHLLQNSFDGFTMSTGGCPRASNLRGYKGHRSLCPQLPSWDSDSDSDQDPSQPPFNKSRSFPPA encoded by the exons ATGCGATGGTGTCCCCACGGGATCAAATTTCAGCGTCACAGCTGGGGACTGGCATCGCGGGCCCTGaggggagagcatgagcaggtg gaccctgactACTCTCTGCCCTGCTGCTGCTCATCTCCCTTGCCCTCCAACGTGTGTTTGCCTGCTCACAGGAAGGGTGACAAGTACTGGG GCTCTTCCTCAGACAAGACCTTGGATTATACGATTCACTGGTCCAGGACCCCAGAGCCAGAGATCTTGGGGCCAGCTCCTGAGAACACAGTGCCGGGTATAGACTGGAGGCTAGAGAGAGACTTGGAGCCTCAGTTGTCTGGGTCTCCCATCATCCAAAACCCAGACTCACAGGAACAGTGTAATGACCAGGACCTTCTGAAGAGGCATCAAAACATCGCTAAG AAGCCCTTGGAGACCAACTCTTCCAAAACCAAAG TTAAGTCCACCATGATGATTCCTGACTCCCAGAAGCTCCTGCGATGCGAACTGGAGTCACTTAAGAGCCAGCTACAGGCCCAGACCAAG GCTTTTGAGTTCCTAAACCACTCAGTGACCATGTTGGAGAAGGAGAGTTGCCTGCAGCAAATCAAGATCCAACAGCTTGAAG AGGTGCTGAGCCCTATGAGCCGCCTCACAGAGAAGGAGGGACACAAGTGGGGCTTGGAGCAGGGACAGCAGGAACTGTATGGGGCCCTGGCTCAAGGCCTTCAGGGGCTCCAAAAGACCCTGCGTGACAGCGAGGAGGTGCAGAGGGCCCGCACCACACGCTGCCTACAGCTGCTGGCCCAGGAGATCCGGGACAG GCTGCACTATCCCCTCAGCAAGAAGTTCCTGTGGGAGGAGCTGGAGCTGGTGCGGGAGGAGGTGACCTTCATCTATCAGAAGCTCC agGCTCAGGAGGAGGAGATCACAGAGAACCTGATGAACATCCAGAAGATGCAGAAGACACAGGTGAAGTGCCGCAAG GTCCTGACCAAGATGAAGCAGCAGGGGTATGAGACATCCAACTGGCCGGAGACTGAGGAGATGCCACCAGGAGGCAGTGGCTCCTGGAGGGATGACCTCCAAAAGGAACTGAGTGACATATG GTCCGCTGTACACTTGCTGCAGAACTCCTTTGATGGCTTCACCATGTCCACAgggggctgccccagggcctcGAACCTCAGGG GCTACAAGGGGCACCGAAGCTTGTGTCCTCAGCTCCCCTCGTGGGACTCAGACTCAGACTCAGACCAGGACCCATCCCAACCACCGTTCAACAAGAGCCGCTCCTTCCCACCTG CCTGA
- the CCDC159 gene encoding coiled-coil domain-containing protein 159 isoform X5: protein MCDPLLAGLPQDPDYSLPCCCSSPLPSNVCLPAHRKGDKYWGSSSDKTLDYTIHWSRTPEPEILGPAPENTVPGIDWRLERDLEPQLSGSPIIQNPDSQEQCNDQDLLKRHQNIAKKPLETNSSKTKVKSTMMIPDSQKLLRCELESLKSQLQAQTKAFEFLNHSVTMLEKESCLQQIKIQQLEEVLSPMSRLTEKEGHKWGLEQGQQELYGALAQGLQGLQKTLRDSEEVQRARTTRCLQLLAQEIRDRLHYPLSKKFLWEELELVREEVTFIYQKLQAQEEEITENLMNIQKMQKTQVKCRKVLTKMKQQGYETSNWPETEEMPPGGSGSWRDDLQKELSDIWSAVHLLQNSFDGFTMSTGGCPRASNLRGYKGHRSLCPQLPSWDSDSDSDQDPSQPPFNKSRSFPPA from the exons aTGTG CGACCCTCTTCTGGCTGgcctaccccaggaccctgactACTCTCTGCCCTGCTGCTGCTCATCTCCCTTGCCCTCCAACGTGTGTTTGCCTGCTCACAGGAAGGGTGACAAGTACTGGG GCTCTTCCTCAGACAAGACCTTGGATTATACGATTCACTGGTCCAGGACCCCAGAGCCAGAGATCTTGGGGCCAGCTCCTGAGAACACAGTGCCGGGTATAGACTGGAGGCTAGAGAGAGACTTGGAGCCTCAGTTGTCTGGGTCTCCCATCATCCAAAACCCAGACTCACAGGAACAGTGTAATGACCAGGACCTTCTGAAGAGGCATCAAAACATCGCTAAG AAGCCCTTGGAGACCAACTCTTCCAAAACCAAAG TTAAGTCCACCATGATGATTCCTGACTCCCAGAAGCTCCTGCGATGCGAACTGGAGTCACTTAAGAGCCAGCTACAGGCCCAGACCAAG GCTTTTGAGTTCCTAAACCACTCAGTGACCATGTTGGAGAAGGAGAGTTGCCTGCAGCAAATCAAGATCCAACAGCTTGAAG AGGTGCTGAGCCCTATGAGCCGCCTCACAGAGAAGGAGGGACACAAGTGGGGCTTGGAGCAGGGACAGCAGGAACTGTATGGGGCCCTGGCTCAAGGCCTTCAGGGGCTCCAAAAGACCCTGCGTGACAGCGAGGAGGTGCAGAGGGCCCGCACCACACGCTGCCTACAGCTGCTGGCCCAGGAGATCCGGGACAG GCTGCACTATCCCCTCAGCAAGAAGTTCCTGTGGGAGGAGCTGGAGCTGGTGCGGGAGGAGGTGACCTTCATCTATCAGAAGCTCC agGCTCAGGAGGAGGAGATCACAGAGAACCTGATGAACATCCAGAAGATGCAGAAGACACAGGTGAAGTGCCGCAAG GTCCTGACCAAGATGAAGCAGCAGGGGTATGAGACATCCAACTGGCCGGAGACTGAGGAGATGCCACCAGGAGGCAGTGGCTCCTGGAGGGATGACCTCCAAAAGGAACTGAGTGACATATG GTCCGCTGTACACTTGCTGCAGAACTCCTTTGATGGCTTCACCATGTCCACAgggggctgccccagggcctcGAACCTCAGGG GCTACAAGGGGCACCGAAGCTTGTGTCCTCAGCTCCCCTCGTGGGACTCAGACTCAGACTCAGACCAGGACCCATCCCAACCACCGTTCAACAAGAGCCGCTCCTTCCCACCTG CCTGA
- the CCDC159 gene encoding coiled-coil domain-containing protein 159 isoform X6, with protein MRWCPHGIKFQRHSWGLASRALRGEHEQVDPDYSLPCCCSSPLPSNVCLPAHRKGDKYWGSSSDKTLDYTIHWSRTPEPEILGPAPENTVPGIDWRLERDLEPQLSGSPIIQNPDSQEQCNDQDLLKRHQNIAKKPLETNSSKTKVKSTMMIPDSQKLLRCELESLKSQLQAQTKAFEFLNHSVTMLEKESCLQQIKIQQLEEVLSPMSRLTEKEGHKWGLEQGQQELYGALAQGLQGLQKTLRDSEEVQRARTTRCLQLLAQEIRDSSGPPESPPPTEAQEEEITENLMNIQKMQKTQVKCRKVLTKMKQQGYETSNWPETEEMPPGGSGSWRDDLQKELSDIWSAVHLLQNSFDGFTMSTGGCPRASNLRGYKGHRSLCPQLPSWDSDSDSDQDPSQPPFNKSRSFPPA; from the exons ATGCGATGGTGTCCCCACGGGATCAAATTTCAGCGTCACAGCTGGGGACTGGCATCGCGGGCCCTGaggggagagcatgagcaggtg gaccctgactACTCTCTGCCCTGCTGCTGCTCATCTCCCTTGCCCTCCAACGTGTGTTTGCCTGCTCACAGGAAGGGTGACAAGTACTGGG GCTCTTCCTCAGACAAGACCTTGGATTATACGATTCACTGGTCCAGGACCCCAGAGCCAGAGATCTTGGGGCCAGCTCCTGAGAACACAGTGCCGGGTATAGACTGGAGGCTAGAGAGAGACTTGGAGCCTCAGTTGTCTGGGTCTCCCATCATCCAAAACCCAGACTCACAGGAACAGTGTAATGACCAGGACCTTCTGAAGAGGCATCAAAACATCGCTAAG AAGCCCTTGGAGACCAACTCTTCCAAAACCAAAG TTAAGTCCACCATGATGATTCCTGACTCCCAGAAGCTCCTGCGATGCGAACTGGAGTCACTTAAGAGCCAGCTACAGGCCCAGACCAAG GCTTTTGAGTTCCTAAACCACTCAGTGACCATGTTGGAGAAGGAGAGTTGCCTGCAGCAAATCAAGATCCAACAGCTTGAAG AGGTGCTGAGCCCTATGAGCCGCCTCACAGAGAAGGAGGGACACAAGTGGGGCTTGGAGCAGGGACAGCAGGAACTGTATGGGGCCCTGGCTCAAGGCCTTCAGGGGCTCCAAAAGACCCTGCGTGACAGCGAGGAGGTGCAGAGGGCCCGCACCACACGCTGCCTACAGCTGCTGGCCCAGGAGATCCGGGACAG CTCTGGCCCCCCTgagtcccctccccccacagagGCTCAGGAGGAGGAGATCACAGAGAACCTGATGAACATCCAGAAGATGCAGAAGACACAGGTGAAGTGCCGCAAG GTCCTGACCAAGATGAAGCAGCAGGGGTATGAGACATCCAACTGGCCGGAGACTGAGGAGATGCCACCAGGAGGCAGTGGCTCCTGGAGGGATGACCTCCAAAAGGAACTGAGTGACATATG GTCCGCTGTACACTTGCTGCAGAACTCCTTTGATGGCTTCACCATGTCCACAgggggctgccccagggcctcGAACCTCAGGG GCTACAAGGGGCACCGAAGCTTGTGTCCTCAGCTCCCCTCGTGGGACTCAGACTCAGACTCAGACCAGGACCCATCCCAACCACCGTTCAACAAGAGCCGCTCCTTCCCACCTG CCTGA
- the CCDC159 gene encoding coiled-coil domain-containing protein 159 isoform X4, which yields MSRCDPLLAGLPQDPDYSLPCCCSSPLPSNVCLPAHRKGDKYWGSSSDKTLDYTIHWSRTPEPEILGPAPENTVPGIDWRLERDLEPQLSGSPIIQNPDSQEQCNDQDLLKRHQNIAKKPLETNSSKTKVKSTMMIPDSQKLLRCELESLKSQLQAQTKAFEFLNHSVTMLEKESCLQQIKIQQLEEVLSPMSRLTEKEGHKWGLEQGQQELYGALAQGLQGLQKTLRDSEEVQRARTTRCLQLLAQEIRDRLHYPLSKKFLWEELELVREEVTFIYQKLQAQEEEITENLMNIQKMQKTQVKCRKVLTKMKQQGYETSNWPETEEMPPGGSGSWRDDLQKELSDIWSAVHLLQNSFDGFTMSTGGCPRASNLRGYKGHRSLCPQLPSWDSDSDSDQDPSQPPFNKSRSFPPA from the exons atgagcaggtg CGACCCTCTTCTGGCTGgcctaccccaggaccctgactACTCTCTGCCCTGCTGCTGCTCATCTCCCTTGCCCTCCAACGTGTGTTTGCCTGCTCACAGGAAGGGTGACAAGTACTGGG GCTCTTCCTCAGACAAGACCTTGGATTATACGATTCACTGGTCCAGGACCCCAGAGCCAGAGATCTTGGGGCCAGCTCCTGAGAACACAGTGCCGGGTATAGACTGGAGGCTAGAGAGAGACTTGGAGCCTCAGTTGTCTGGGTCTCCCATCATCCAAAACCCAGACTCACAGGAACAGTGTAATGACCAGGACCTTCTGAAGAGGCATCAAAACATCGCTAAG AAGCCCTTGGAGACCAACTCTTCCAAAACCAAAG TTAAGTCCACCATGATGATTCCTGACTCCCAGAAGCTCCTGCGATGCGAACTGGAGTCACTTAAGAGCCAGCTACAGGCCCAGACCAAG GCTTTTGAGTTCCTAAACCACTCAGTGACCATGTTGGAGAAGGAGAGTTGCCTGCAGCAAATCAAGATCCAACAGCTTGAAG AGGTGCTGAGCCCTATGAGCCGCCTCACAGAGAAGGAGGGACACAAGTGGGGCTTGGAGCAGGGACAGCAGGAACTGTATGGGGCCCTGGCTCAAGGCCTTCAGGGGCTCCAAAAGACCCTGCGTGACAGCGAGGAGGTGCAGAGGGCCCGCACCACACGCTGCCTACAGCTGCTGGCCCAGGAGATCCGGGACAG GCTGCACTATCCCCTCAGCAAGAAGTTCCTGTGGGAGGAGCTGGAGCTGGTGCGGGAGGAGGTGACCTTCATCTATCAGAAGCTCC agGCTCAGGAGGAGGAGATCACAGAGAACCTGATGAACATCCAGAAGATGCAGAAGACACAGGTGAAGTGCCGCAAG GTCCTGACCAAGATGAAGCAGCAGGGGTATGAGACATCCAACTGGCCGGAGACTGAGGAGATGCCACCAGGAGGCAGTGGCTCCTGGAGGGATGACCTCCAAAAGGAACTGAGTGACATATG GTCCGCTGTACACTTGCTGCAGAACTCCTTTGATGGCTTCACCATGTCCACAgggggctgccccagggcctcGAACCTCAGGG GCTACAAGGGGCACCGAAGCTTGTGTCCTCAGCTCCCCTCGTGGGACTCAGACTCAGACTCAGACCAGGACCCATCCCAACCACCGTTCAACAAGAGCCGCTCCTTCCCACCTG CCTGA
- the CCDC159 gene encoding coiled-coil domain-containing protein 159 isoform X3 codes for MRWCPHGIKFQRHSWGLASRALRGEHEQVDPDYSLPCCCSSPLPSNVCLPAHRKGDKYWGSSSDKTLDYTIHWSRTPEPEILGPAPENTVPGIDWRLERDLEPQLSGSPIIQNPDSQEQCNDQDLLKRHQNIAKKPLETNSSKTKVKSTMMIPDSQKLLRCELESLKSQLQAQTKAFEFLNHSVTMLEKESCLQQIKIQQLEEVLSPMSRLTEKEGHKWGLEQGQQELYGALAQGLQGLQKTLRDSEEVQRARTTRCLQLLAQEIRDSKKFLWEELELVREEVTFIYQKLQAQEEEITENLMNIQKMQKTQVKCRKVLTKMKQQGYETSNWPETEEMPPGGSGSWRDDLQKELSDIWSAVHLLQNSFDGFTMSTGGCPRASNLRGYKGHRSLCPQLPSWDSDSDSDQDPSQPPFNKSRSFPPA; via the exons ATGCGATGGTGTCCCCACGGGATCAAATTTCAGCGTCACAGCTGGGGACTGGCATCGCGGGCCCTGaggggagagcatgagcaggtg gaccctgactACTCTCTGCCCTGCTGCTGCTCATCTCCCTTGCCCTCCAACGTGTGTTTGCCTGCTCACAGGAAGGGTGACAAGTACTGGG GCTCTTCCTCAGACAAGACCTTGGATTATACGATTCACTGGTCCAGGACCCCAGAGCCAGAGATCTTGGGGCCAGCTCCTGAGAACACAGTGCCGGGTATAGACTGGAGGCTAGAGAGAGACTTGGAGCCTCAGTTGTCTGGGTCTCCCATCATCCAAAACCCAGACTCACAGGAACAGTGTAATGACCAGGACCTTCTGAAGAGGCATCAAAACATCGCTAAG AAGCCCTTGGAGACCAACTCTTCCAAAACCAAAG TTAAGTCCACCATGATGATTCCTGACTCCCAGAAGCTCCTGCGATGCGAACTGGAGTCACTTAAGAGCCAGCTACAGGCCCAGACCAAG GCTTTTGAGTTCCTAAACCACTCAGTGACCATGTTGGAGAAGGAGAGTTGCCTGCAGCAAATCAAGATCCAACAGCTTGAAG AGGTGCTGAGCCCTATGAGCCGCCTCACAGAGAAGGAGGGACACAAGTGGGGCTTGGAGCAGGGACAGCAGGAACTGTATGGGGCCCTGGCTCAAGGCCTTCAGGGGCTCCAAAAGACCCTGCGTGACAGCGAGGAGGTGCAGAGGGCCCGCACCACACGCTGCCTACAGCTGCTGGCCCAGGAGATCCGGGACAG CAAGAAGTTCCTGTGGGAGGAGCTGGAGCTGGTGCGGGAGGAGGTGACCTTCATCTATCAGAAGCTCC agGCTCAGGAGGAGGAGATCACAGAGAACCTGATGAACATCCAGAAGATGCAGAAGACACAGGTGAAGTGCCGCAAG GTCCTGACCAAGATGAAGCAGCAGGGGTATGAGACATCCAACTGGCCGGAGACTGAGGAGATGCCACCAGGAGGCAGTGGCTCCTGGAGGGATGACCTCCAAAAGGAACTGAGTGACATATG GTCCGCTGTACACTTGCTGCAGAACTCCTTTGATGGCTTCACCATGTCCACAgggggctgccccagggcctcGAACCTCAGGG GCTACAAGGGGCACCGAAGCTTGTGTCCTCAGCTCCCCTCGTGGGACTCAGACTCAGACTCAGACCAGGACCCATCCCAACCACCGTTCAACAAGAGCCGCTCCTTCCCACCTG CCTGA
- the CCDC159 gene encoding coiled-coil domain-containing protein 159 isoform X11: protein MRWCPHGIKFQRHSWGLASRALRGEHEQKPLETNSSKTKVKSTMMIPDSQKLLRCELESLKSQLQAQTKAFEFLNHSVTMLEKESCLQQIKIQQLEEVLSPMSRLTEKEGHKWGLEQGQQELYGALAQGLQGLQKTLRDSEEVQRARTTRCLQLLAQEIRDRLHYPLSKKFLWEELELVREEVTFIYQKLQAQEEEITENLMNIQKMQKTQVKCRKVLTKMKQQGYETSNWPETEEMPPGGSGSWRDDLQKELSDIWSAVHLLQNSFDGFTMSTGGCPRASNLRGYKGHRSLCPQLPSWDSDSDSDQDPSQPPFNKSRSFPPA, encoded by the exons ATGCGATGGTGTCCCCACGGGATCAAATTTCAGCGTCACAGCTGGGGACTGGCATCGCGGGCCCTGaggggagagcatgagcag AAGCCCTTGGAGACCAACTCTTCCAAAACCAAAG TTAAGTCCACCATGATGATTCCTGACTCCCAGAAGCTCCTGCGATGCGAACTGGAGTCACTTAAGAGCCAGCTACAGGCCCAGACCAAG GCTTTTGAGTTCCTAAACCACTCAGTGACCATGTTGGAGAAGGAGAGTTGCCTGCAGCAAATCAAGATCCAACAGCTTGAAG AGGTGCTGAGCCCTATGAGCCGCCTCACAGAGAAGGAGGGACACAAGTGGGGCTTGGAGCAGGGACAGCAGGAACTGTATGGGGCCCTGGCTCAAGGCCTTCAGGGGCTCCAAAAGACCCTGCGTGACAGCGAGGAGGTGCAGAGGGCCCGCACCACACGCTGCCTACAGCTGCTGGCCCAGGAGATCCGGGACAG GCTGCACTATCCCCTCAGCAAGAAGTTCCTGTGGGAGGAGCTGGAGCTGGTGCGGGAGGAGGTGACCTTCATCTATCAGAAGCTCC agGCTCAGGAGGAGGAGATCACAGAGAACCTGATGAACATCCAGAAGATGCAGAAGACACAGGTGAAGTGCCGCAAG GTCCTGACCAAGATGAAGCAGCAGGGGTATGAGACATCCAACTGGCCGGAGACTGAGGAGATGCCACCAGGAGGCAGTGGCTCCTGGAGGGATGACCTCCAAAAGGAACTGAGTGACATATG GTCCGCTGTACACTTGCTGCAGAACTCCTTTGATGGCTTCACCATGTCCACAgggggctgccccagggcctcGAACCTCAGGG GCTACAAGGGGCACCGAAGCTTGTGTCCTCAGCTCCCCTCGTGGGACTCAGACTCAGACTCAGACCAGGACCCATCCCAACCACCGTTCAACAAGAGCCGCTCCTTCCCACCTG CCTGA